The Tistrella mobilis genome window below encodes:
- a CDS encoding ABC transporter ATP-binding protein, translating to MMTDTASSGATAVELRGCARTWPDGTRALTPIDLDIPAGRTAVLLGPSGCGKTTLLRIIAGLDRPDAGGRVLFDGEDVTRLPIEAREVGMVFQSYALFPNLTVRGNVAYGLKVRRLPRREIDSRVDEMLALMRIDALADRRIDQLSGGQRQRTALARAIAVRPRLLLLDEPLTALDAALREHLRTEIDALLRSLHITAVYVTHDQAEAMVLGDEIVVMNAGRIAQRGTPREIYHAPADDFVAGFVGTMNRAIDDRGETLLFRPEDARLTAPGDGLLTGTVAVCHFLGDRCRLKLSGPAGESWMVETTARADLPETGTLLGIDVPAAARIRLGA from the coding sequence ATGATGACTGATACCGCTTCCTCGGGCGCCACCGCGGTCGAACTCCGCGGCTGCGCCCGCACCTGGCCCGACGGCACCCGGGCGCTGACGCCCATCGATCTCGACATTCCCGCCGGCCGCACCGCCGTTCTGCTCGGCCCCTCGGGCTGCGGCAAGACCACGCTGCTGCGGATCATCGCCGGGCTGGACCGCCCCGATGCGGGCGGGCGGGTGCTGTTCGACGGCGAGGACGTCACCCGGCTGCCGATCGAGGCGCGCGAGGTGGGCATGGTCTTCCAGTCCTATGCGCTCTTCCCCAATCTCACCGTGCGCGGCAACGTCGCCTATGGGCTGAAGGTCCGGCGCCTGCCCCGGCGCGAGATCGATAGCCGGGTCGACGAGATGCTGGCGCTGATGCGGATCGACGCCCTGGCCGACCGGCGGATCGACCAGCTGTCGGGCGGCCAGCGCCAGCGCACGGCGCTGGCCCGCGCCATCGCCGTCCGGCCGCGCCTGCTGCTGCTCGACGAGCCGTTGACGGCGCTCGACGCCGCCCTGCGCGAGCATCTGCGCACCGAGATCGACGCCCTGCTGCGCAGCCTGCACATCACCGCCGTCTATGTCACCCACGACCAGGCCGAGGCGATGGTGCTGGGTGACGAGATCGTGGTGATGAATGCCGGCCGCATCGCCCAGCGCGGCACCCCGCGCGAGATCTATCACGCGCCCGCCGACGATTTCGTCGCAGGCTTCGTCGGCACCATGAACCGCGCGATCGACGACCGGGGCGAGACCCTGCTCTTCCGTCCGGAAGACGCCCGGCTGACCGCCCCCGGGGACGGGCTGCTGACCGGCACGGTCGCCGTCTGCCATTTCCTGGGGGATCGCTGCCGGCTGAAGCTCTCAGGCCCCGCAGGCGAAAGCTGGATGGTGGAAACCACCGCCCGCGCCGATCTGCCCGAGACCGGCACCCTGCTCGGCATCGACGTGCCCGCCGCCGCCCGCATCCGCCTTGGAGCCTGA
- a CDS encoding phosphodiesterase translates to MLIAQLTDTHLKPGGRPAYGRVDTAGLLTAAVDYVNAFVPEVDAVILSGDLTDTGSAAEYAVLRPLLDRIRAPWYAVPGNHDRADEMRTAFGDVVPYVDAADFAACLIDHLPVRLIGLDSSVAGVPWGMVGGAQLAWLDRVLTAGAGRPTLVFVHHPPFETGIGHMDVQNLKDGAELIAVLRRHPQVLHLACGHVHRAIDTVLDGVAVSIAPNAAHAVTLDLTLGGPSTFTMEPPAIRLFRFTPPRLLVSHLAYPGRFDGPHPFFDATGGLID, encoded by the coding sequence ATGCTGATCGCCCAGCTGACCGACACCCATCTGAAGCCCGGCGGCCGGCCGGCCTATGGCCGGGTCGATACCGCCGGCCTGCTGACGGCGGCCGTGGACTACGTCAATGCCTTCGTGCCCGAGGTTGATGCCGTCATCCTCTCGGGTGACCTCACCGACACGGGGTCCGCCGCCGAGTATGCCGTGCTCCGGCCGCTGCTCGACCGGATCAGGGCGCCCTGGTACGCCGTGCCCGGCAATCATGATCGTGCCGACGAGATGCGCACCGCCTTTGGGGATGTGGTGCCCTATGTCGACGCCGCCGATTTCGCCGCCTGCCTGATCGATCACCTTCCGGTGCGGCTGATCGGGCTCGACAGTTCGGTCGCGGGCGTGCCCTGGGGCATGGTCGGCGGGGCGCAGCTCGCCTGGCTCGACCGGGTGCTGACCGCCGGTGCCGGGCGGCCGACCCTGGTCTTCGTCCACCACCCGCCCTTCGAGACCGGCATCGGCCATATGGACGTGCAGAATCTGAAGGACGGCGCCGAGCTGATCGCGGTCCTCCGCCGCCATCCTCAGGTGCTGCATCTCGCCTGCGGCCATGTCCATCGCGCCATCGACACCGTGCTCGACGGGGTCGCGGTCTCGATCGCCCCCAATGCCGCCCATGCGGTGACGCTGGATCTGACCCTGGGCGGGCCCTCCACCTTCACCATGGAACCGCCGGCAATCCGTCTCTTCCGCTTCACCCCGCCGCGGCTGCTGGTCAGCCATCTGGCCTATCCGGGCCGGTTCGACGGCCCCCATCCCTTCTTCGATGCGACGGGCGGGCTGATCGACTGA
- a CDS encoding LacI family DNA-binding transcriptional regulator, translating into MSPTIRDVALKAGVSVASVSRLLNGTGRVGAETAARIRQAVEDLGFRPNGLGRSLKSQRSRLIGVMIPSLANPVFADAVAGIETAARAAGFTLLFGVSGYHAEEEVRAVEALLAYRVDGMILTVTDPAGSQALDALEAARVPHVLVYNQPTPGRAPTVTVDNEDAGRAVARHFAGLGHRRLGMITGALGGSDRAAARLRGFLAGAAEAGLPAPAVREVEFETPDPDAALDAMAAGPGGLPTALFCSNDWLAIATIGALARRGLAVPGDVAVTGFDGIAVGAHLTPPLATIVQPSAEMGRQAALRLIAMLGEAEGQAGDLILPFTFRPSGPQAGPASPHSGRPREERADTM; encoded by the coding sequence ATGTCCCCCACCATCCGCGACGTCGCGCTCAAGGCCGGCGTGTCGGTCGCCAGCGTGTCACGCCTGCTGAACGGTACCGGTCGTGTCGGTGCCGAGACTGCGGCGCGCATCCGCCAGGCGGTGGAAGATCTCGGCTTCCGGCCGAACGGGCTGGGCCGCAGCCTCAAATCCCAGCGCAGCCGGCTGATCGGGGTGATGATCCCGTCGCTGGCCAACCCGGTCTTCGCCGATGCGGTGGCCGGTATCGAAACCGCCGCCCGCGCCGCCGGCTTCACCCTGCTTTTCGGTGTCTCGGGCTATCACGCCGAGGAAGAGGTCCGCGCGGTCGAGGCGCTGCTGGCCTACCGGGTCGACGGCATGATCCTGACCGTCACCGACCCCGCCGGCAGCCAGGCGCTCGACGCCCTCGAAGCCGCCCGGGTGCCGCATGTCCTGGTCTACAACCAGCCGACCCCCGGCCGGGCACCGACGGTCACGGTCGACAACGAGGATGCCGGTCGGGCGGTGGCCCGCCATTTCGCCGGGCTCGGCCATCGGCGGCTGGGCATGATCACCGGGGCGCTCGGCGGCTCGGACCGCGCCGCGGCGCGGCTGCGCGGCTTTCTGGCCGGTGCGGCCGAAGCCGGGCTGCCGGCACCTGCCGTGCGCGAGGTGGAATTCGAGACCCCGGACCCGGATGCCGCCCTCGACGCCATGGCTGCCGGACCGGGCGGCCTGCCGACGGCGCTGTTCTGTTCGAACGACTGGCTGGCCATCGCAACGATCGGCGCCCTCGCCCGCCGCGGCCTTGCGGTCCCCGGCGATGTGGCGGTGACCGGTTTCGACGGCATCGCGGTCGGCGCCCATCTGACGCCCCCGCTCGCCACCATCGTCCAACCCTCGGCCGAGATGGGCCGGCAGGCGGCCCTTCGGCTGATCGCCATGCTCGGCGAGGCAGAGGGCCAGGCGGGCGATCTGATCCTGCCCTTCACCTTCAGGCCCTCAGGCCCCCAGGCCGGACCGGCCTCTCCCCATTCCGGGCGCCCCAGAGAAGAGCGCGCGGACACGATGTGA
- a CDS encoding ABC transporter substrate-binding protein, with translation MIGTALKSVAAAAGLILAAATIPAQGAAAADAICYNCPPEWADWASQLAAIKSDLGLDVPHDNKNSGQTLAQLAAERANPVADVAYYGVSFGIQAAEQGLVEPYRPAGFDEIDPGLKAADGSWFSIHSGTIGLFVNKAALGDLPVPQSWEDLLNPQYEGMVGYLDPTSAFVGYAGAVAINRAFGGDFTNWQPGIDFFKKLAGNDPIVPKQTSYARVLSGEIPIMIDYDFNAYRARYKDKGDIEFVIPKEGTLVVPYVMSLVKGAPHADNGRRILDFVLSEKGQSLWANAYLRPVREVKLPAEIEARFLPAADYARAKPVDYAAMAAGQKAFAETYLAEVK, from the coding sequence ATGATCGGTACCGCTCTGAAATCCGTGGCCGCTGCGGCCGGGCTGATCCTAGCCGCCGCCACGATCCCCGCGCAAGGCGCCGCCGCCGCGGACGCCATCTGCTACAACTGCCCGCCCGAATGGGCGGACTGGGCGTCGCAGCTGGCGGCGATCAAATCCGACCTGGGGCTGGACGTGCCCCATGACAACAAGAATTCGGGCCAGACCCTGGCCCAGCTTGCTGCCGAGCGCGCCAATCCGGTTGCCGATGTCGCCTATTACGGCGTCTCCTTCGGCATCCAGGCCGCCGAACAGGGGCTGGTGGAGCCCTACCGCCCGGCCGGTTTCGACGAGATCGACCCCGGTCTCAAGGCCGCGGACGGCAGCTGGTTCTCGATCCATTCGGGCACGATCGGCCTGTTCGTGAACAAGGCCGCGCTGGGCGACCTGCCGGTGCCGCAGAGCTGGGAAGACCTGCTCAACCCACAATATGAGGGCATGGTCGGCTATCTGGATCCGACCAGCGCCTTCGTCGGCTATGCCGGCGCGGTTGCGATCAACCGTGCCTTCGGCGGCGATTTCACCAACTGGCAGCCGGGCATCGACTTCTTTAAGAAGCTGGCCGGCAACGACCCGATCGTGCCCAAGCAGACCTCGTATGCCCGGGTTCTGTCGGGCGAGATCCCGATCATGATCGACTACGACTTCAACGCCTATCGCGCCCGCTACAAGGACAAGGGCGACATCGAATTCGTGATCCCGAAGGAAGGCACGCTGGTCGTCCCTTACGTCATGAGCCTGGTCAAGGGTGCGCCGCATGCCGATAACGGCCGCAGGATCCTGGACTTCGTGCTCTCGGAAAAGGGCCAGTCGCTCTGGGCCAATGCCTATCTGCGCCCGGTGCGCGAAGTGAAGCTGCCGGCCGAGATCGAGGCCCGCTTCCTGCCCGCCGCCGATTACGCCCGGGCAAAGCCGGTCGACTATGCCGCGATGGCCGCCGGCCAGAAGGCCTTCGCCGAAACCTATCTCGCCGAGGTGAAGTGA
- a CDS encoding helix-turn-helix domain-containing protein — translation MADVIRTPQQLGNLIRRQRRKLGLTQAALGVRTGQRQSMISQIEQGYPSLRLDTLIDLLAALDLDLQAAPRDRSTVDDAIARMLLGGNDD, via the coding sequence ATGGCAGATGTCATCCGCACCCCCCAACAGCTGGGCAACCTCATCCGGAGACAAAGACGGAAGCTTGGCCTCACGCAGGCGGCTCTGGGTGTCAGGACAGGTCAGCGGCAAAGCATGATCTCTCAGATCGAGCAAGGCTATCCCAGCCTCCGCCTGGATACGCTCATCGACCTCCTGGCCGCTCTCGATCTGGACCTTCAGGCTGCGCCTCGCGACCGATCCACCGTCGACGACGCCATTGCCCGAATGCTTCTTGGCGGGAACGACGATTGA
- a CDS encoding type II toxin-antitoxin system HipA family toxin — protein sequence MARRKTYADLHVYLNGYLVGRLSKQLNGAVVFTYDPAWADRPDAIPVSLSLPLRPEPHRGPEVAAFFDNLLPDQPAIRRRVAERIGAPGTDAYGLLSRIGRDCVGALQFLDDDTPPSSLDRIEGEPVSDDAIATMLKNLGQTPLGLQGDDDFRISIAGAQEKTALLFHEGQWLKPTGTTPTTHILKTQIGHLPNGIDLSNSVENEFYCLKLAQAFGLDVNHAEMMVFSGTKALVVRRFDRKRLNNGWLIRLPQEDFCQLTGTPPTLKYQSEGGPGIVEILDALKGSDDPGRDHRDFLMAQMLFWIIGATDGHAKNFSVFLAPGGRFRMTPLYDILTAQPSLDHRQGERRHMKLAMSVGQNRHYRPDQIQPRHFAQTAEKAGVPPLIFKTALQQLVERGGSAFDAAAAGLPEDFPPDIHDSVLRAARPRLDACASLLDQLS from the coding sequence ATGGCACGGCGAAAAACCTATGCCGACCTCCATGTTTATCTGAACGGATATCTTGTCGGCCGTCTGTCAAAACAGCTGAACGGCGCCGTGGTTTTCACCTACGATCCGGCCTGGGCAGACCGGCCGGATGCGATCCCGGTGTCACTCTCCCTGCCCCTCCGCCCTGAACCGCACCGCGGTCCGGAAGTCGCCGCATTCTTCGACAATCTGTTGCCCGATCAGCCGGCCATCAGGCGGCGTGTCGCCGAACGGATCGGCGCACCGGGCACGGACGCTTACGGCCTGCTCTCCAGGATCGGCCGGGACTGCGTCGGTGCACTCCAGTTTCTCGACGACGACACACCTCCGTCATCGCTCGACAGAATCGAGGGAGAACCGGTCTCGGACGACGCCATCGCCACCATGCTCAAGAACCTGGGACAGACCCCGCTCGGTCTGCAGGGGGATGACGATTTCAGGATCTCCATTGCCGGCGCGCAGGAGAAGACGGCGCTTCTGTTCCACGAGGGGCAATGGCTGAAACCGACAGGAACCACACCCACCACGCATATCCTGAAGACACAGATCGGCCATCTGCCCAACGGTATAGATCTGTCGAACAGCGTCGAGAACGAGTTCTATTGCCTGAAGCTCGCCCAGGCCTTCGGACTGGATGTCAATCACGCCGAGATGATGGTCTTTTCAGGGACCAAGGCACTGGTCGTCAGACGTTTCGATCGCAAGCGGCTCAACAATGGCTGGCTCATCCGGCTGCCGCAGGAAGATTTCTGCCAGCTCACCGGCACGCCCCCGACCCTCAAATACCAGAGCGAAGGCGGCCCCGGAATCGTCGAGATCCTGGATGCCCTGAAGGGCAGCGACGATCCGGGCCGGGATCATCGTGATTTTCTGATGGCCCAGATGCTGTTCTGGATCATCGGTGCGACCGATGGCCATGCGAAGAATTTCAGCGTTTTTCTCGCGCCCGGCGGGCGGTTCAGGATGACCCCGCTCTACGACATCCTGACCGCACAGCCCAGCCTCGACCACAGGCAGGGTGAGCGCAGACATATGAAGCTCGCCATGTCGGTCGGGCAGAACCGTCATTATCGCCCGGATCAGATCCAGCCCCGCCACTTCGCTCAGACGGCAGAAAAAGCAGGCGTCCCGCCTCTGATCTTCAAGACCGCCCTGCAGCAGCTGGTCGAGCGGGGCGGCAGCGCCTTCGACGCCGCGGCCGCCGGACTGCCGGAAGACTTCCCCCCGGATATCCACGACAGTGTCCTGCGTGCCGCCAGACCGCGGCTCGATGCCTGCGCCAGTCTTCTCGATCAGTTGTCCTGA
- a CDS encoding ABC transporter permease, whose translation MRRGHPRGAGFWGGLAFTLVVAAFMIVPVVLSGLAGVTVNFFRGLESGLTLDWVAEVWRLYADTIWRSIWLAFATLAITAVIGVPAAYALARRPGPLARAIEETVALPIAIPGLALALGLLLTWGGAGSFRMSSGFVLAGHVIYTLPFMLRSVIAVMVATDMKTLEEGAASLGAGFLRRFLTVIVPNAWPGVLAGGLMVVTLSIGEFNLTWMLHTPLTKTLPVGLADSYASMRLEIASAYTLVFFVMIVPLLVAMQLAGRRGRKDHR comes from the coding sequence ATGCGACGCGGACATCCACGCGGGGCGGGCTTCTGGGGCGGCCTCGCCTTCACCCTTGTGGTCGCCGCCTTCATGATCGTGCCGGTGGTGCTCTCAGGTCTTGCCGGCGTCACGGTCAACTTCTTCCGCGGCCTGGAAAGCGGCCTGACCCTCGACTGGGTGGCAGAGGTCTGGCGGCTTTACGCCGACACGATCTGGCGGTCGATCTGGCTGGCCTTCGCCACGCTCGCCATCACCGCGGTGATCGGCGTGCCGGCGGCCTATGCCCTGGCCCGCCGGCCGGGGCCGCTTGCCCGCGCGATCGAAGAGACCGTCGCCCTGCCGATCGCGATCCCGGGCCTGGCGCTGGCGCTCGGCCTGCTGCTGACCTGGGGTGGTGCCGGCAGCTTCCGCATGTCGAGCGGCTTCGTGCTCGCCGGTCATGTGATCTACACCCTGCCCTTCATGCTCCGCTCGGTGATCGCGGTGATGGTGGCGACCGACATGAAGACGCTGGAGGAAGGCGCCGCCAGCCTGGGCGCCGGTTTCCTGCGCCGCTTCCTGACCGTGATCGTGCCCAATGCCTGGCCGGGCGTGCTGGCCGGCGGGCTGATGGTGGTCACGCTGTCGATCGGCGAGTTCAACCTGACCTGGATGCTGCACACACCGCTGACCAAGACCCTGCCGGTGGGCCTCGCCGACAGCTATGCCTCGATGCGGCTGGAAATCGCCAGCGCCTACACCCTCGTCTTTTTCGTGATGATCGTGCCGCTGCTGGTCGCCATGCAGCTGGCCGGACGCCGTGGCCGGAAGGACCACCGATGA
- a CDS encoding ABC transporter permease, which produces MRLANIFRLGVKELRSLAADPVLVFLILYTFTYAIYAVASGANFEVSNAAVAVVDDDRSALSLRLRDAVLPPQFASVVELTAPEADAALDSGDAVFVLHIPSGFEADLLRGRDATLLLDIDATAMTQAGNGAAYLQSIIAREISAAAGRDDGMTGDLPIDLVVRSRFNPNLSSVWFNAVMQVINNVTMLSVILAGAALIREREHGTIEHLLVMPVRPAEIMAAKIWANGSVIVVASVLSLIGMVQGVLAVPIHGSLLLYTAGAVLYQFSVTALGILLATIARSMPQFGLLVIPVIVTMNLLSGSSTPLESMPVWLQKVMMLSPATHFVAFSQAVLYRGAGLDVVWPTLAILAGIGFAIFAIALARFRRKIVEMG; this is translated from the coding sequence ATGCGCCTCGCCAACATCTTCCGCCTGGGCGTGAAGGAGCTGCGCAGCCTTGCCGCCGACCCGGTGCTGGTCTTCCTGATCCTTTATACCTTCACCTATGCGATCTATGCGGTGGCGAGCGGCGCCAATTTCGAGGTCAGCAATGCGGCGGTGGCGGTGGTCGACGACGACCGCTCGGCGCTGTCGCTCCGGCTGCGCGATGCGGTGCTGCCGCCACAATTCGCCTCGGTGGTCGAGCTGACGGCGCCCGAGGCCGATGCGGCGCTCGATTCCGGCGATGCGGTCTTCGTGCTGCACATTCCCTCGGGCTTCGAAGCCGATCTGCTGCGCGGCCGGGATGCGACGCTGCTGCTCGACATCGACGCCACCGCCATGACCCAGGCCGGCAACGGCGCCGCCTATCTCCAGTCGATCATCGCGCGCGAGATCTCGGCCGCGGCCGGGCGCGACGACGGTATGACGGGCGATCTGCCGATCGATCTGGTCGTGCGGTCGCGCTTCAACCCCAATCTGTCGTCGGTCTGGTTCAACGCGGTGATGCAGGTGATCAACAACGTCACCATGCTGTCGGTGATCCTGGCCGGGGCCGCGCTGATCCGCGAGCGTGAGCACGGCACGATCGAGCATCTGCTGGTGATGCCGGTCCGTCCGGCCGAGATCATGGCCGCCAAGATCTGGGCCAACGGCTCGGTGATCGTCGTCGCCTCGGTGCTGTCGCTGATCGGCATGGTCCAGGGAGTGCTGGCGGTGCCGATCCACGGCTCCCTGCTGCTCTATACGGCGGGGGCGGTGCTCTATCAGTTCTCGGTGACGGCGCTCGGCATTCTGCTGGCCACCATCGCGCGGTCGATGCCGCAATTCGGCCTGCTGGTCATCCCGGTGATCGTGACCATGAACCTGCTCTCGGGCTCATCCACGCCGCTCGAGAGCATGCCGGTCTGGCTGCAGAAGGTGATGATGCTCTCCCCCGCCACCCATTTCGTGGCGTTCTCGCAGGCCGTGCTCTATCGCGGTGCCGGCCTGGACGTGGTCTGGCCGACGCTGGCCATTCTGGCGGGGATCGGGTTTGCGATCTTCGCGATCGCCCTTGCACGATTCCGGCGGAAAATTGTGGAGATGGGGTGA
- a CDS encoding ABC transporter permease, translated as MSSASGRETPRMVLMLLPAGIVLAAFLLVPLVRLAIAGASGPDGIAAYFSILTNPRHGHDTVMTFILAVTVTLAALVVSTIAGLFLARHVFPGRSALIAMLTFPLAFPGVVVGFLVIMLGGRQGLANLVSKALTGDRLVFAYSAAGLFVGYLYFSIPRVILNVMAAAETLDPSLPEAARSLGAGPVRVFLSVTLPALMPGLIASGAICFATAMGAFGTAFALATDIAVLPMTIYTEFTLQANIAGASALALALVLGLITWATLFIARTLGGRGAAAGGG; from the coding sequence ATGTCATCCGCCTCGGGCCGCGAAACCCCGCGCATGGTCCTGATGCTGCTGCCGGCCGGGATCGTGCTCGCCGCCTTCCTTCTGGTGCCGCTGGTCCGTCTCGCCATTGCCGGCGCCTCGGGGCCGGACGGCATCGCGGCCTATTTTTCGATCCTGACCAACCCCCGCCATGGCCACGACACGGTGATGACCTTCATCCTCGCCGTCACCGTCACGCTGGCCGCCCTGGTGGTGTCGACCATCGCCGGGCTGTTTCTGGCCCGCCATGTCTTCCCGGGCCGGTCGGCGCTGATCGCCATGCTCACCTTCCCTCTCGCCTTTCCGGGCGTGGTGGTGGGCTTCCTGGTGATCATGCTCGGCGGCCGGCAGGGCCTCGCCAATCTGGTCTCGAAGGCGCTCACCGGCGACCGGCTGGTCTTCGCCTATTCGGCCGCCGGTCTGTTCGTGGGCTATCTCTATTTCTCGATCCCGCGGGTGATCCTGAACGTCATGGCCGCGGCCGAAACGCTGGATCCGTCCCTGCCCGAGGCCGCCCGCTCGCTGGGTGCCGGGCCGGTCAGGGTGTTCCTCTCGGTCACCCTGCCGGCGCTGATGCCGGGGCTGATCGCCAGCGGCGCGATCTGCTTCGCCACCGCCATGGGCGCGTTCGGAACCGCCTTCGCGCTCGCCACCGACATCGCGGTGCTGCCGATGACCATCTACACGGAATTCACCCTGCAGGCGAACATCGCCGGCGCCTCGGCCCTGGCCCTGGCCCTGGTGCTGGGGCTGATCACCTGGGCGACCCTGTTCATCGCCCGCACGCTCGGCGGCCGCGGTGCAGCTGCGGGGGGCGGCTGA
- the murJ gene encoding murein biosynthesis integral membrane protein MurJ: MNLMRAAATVGGLTMMSRILGFARDVLVAGLLGAGAAADAFFVAQKLPNLLRRMFAEGAFSAAFVPIYNRIRVESGPAAAHAFAEAALSVLVCSLLVILLAAQAAMPWVVTAFAPGFSDDPEKFNLAVDLARIVFPYIVFISAVALVGGVLNSLGRFSAFAGAPVLFNLCLIAGCVVSLQHWVDADPAVVQAWALMLSGVVQLGAMLVAANRAGAELRFRLPRLTPEVKRLLKVAAPAALGAGVYQVNVLVDTMIASLLAEGTVSALYYADRLVQLPLGVVGIAVGTALLPLLSTRIKEGALDDARNHMNRAMEMTLLVALPALVGLATLGMPIVATLFERGAFTPEATTRTVEVMTVLAFGLPAFVLAKVLSPGFYAREDTATPTRYAVVALVANVVLNLAFMQPLAHMGIALATALSAWINVFLLARRLNRDRLLVGDARLRRTLPRILLANLLFAAAILGVLEALPPFGTMPHAARVLWLTLLIGATIPVYVAFSLITGAARLQDFKGMLRRRKR; this comes from the coding sequence ATGAACCTGATGCGCGCCGCGGCCACGGTGGGTGGCCTCACCATGATGTCGCGGATCCTCGGATTCGCGCGCGATGTCCTCGTGGCCGGCCTGCTGGGTGCGGGTGCGGCGGCGGACGCCTTTTTCGTGGCCCAGAAGCTGCCGAACCTGCTGCGGCGCATGTTCGCCGAAGGCGCGTTCAGCGCCGCCTTCGTGCCGATCTACAACCGCATCCGGGTCGAAAGCGGCCCGGCCGCGGCCCATGCTTTCGCCGAAGCCGCCCTGTCGGTTCTGGTCTGCAGCCTGCTGGTGATCCTGCTTGCGGCCCAGGCGGCGATGCCCTGGGTGGTGACGGCTTTCGCCCCCGGCTTTTCGGACGACCCTGAGAAATTCAACCTCGCCGTCGATCTCGCCCGGATCGTCTTCCCCTATATCGTGTTCATCTCGGCCGTGGCCCTGGTCGGGGGCGTGCTGAACTCGCTCGGCCGGTTCAGCGCCTTTGCCGGCGCACCGGTGCTGTTCAACCTCTGCCTGATCGCCGGCTGCGTGGTCTCGTTGCAGCACTGGGTCGATGCCGATCCGGCGGTGGTCCAGGCCTGGGCACTGATGCTGTCGGGCGTGGTGCAGTTGGGGGCGATGCTGGTCGCCGCCAACCGGGCCGGCGCCGAACTGCGCTTCCGCCTGCCACGGCTGACGCCCGAGGTGAAGCGCCTGCTGAAGGTCGCGGCACCGGCGGCGCTGGGCGCCGGCGTCTATCAGGTGAACGTGCTGGTCGACACCATGATCGCCTCGCTGCTCGCGGAAGGCACGGTGTCGGCGCTCTATTATGCCGACCGGCTGGTGCAGCTGCCGCTGGGTGTGGTCGGCATCGCGGTCGGCACCGCCCTGTTGCCGCTGCTCTCCACCCGGATCAAGGAAGGCGCGCTCGACGACGCCCGCAACCACATGAACCGGGCGATGGAGATGACCCTGCTGGTGGCGCTGCCGGCCCTGGTCGGCCTTGCCACCCTGGGCATGCCGATCGTCGCCACCCTGTTCGAACGCGGCGCCTTCACCCCTGAGGCCACCACCCGCACCGTCGAGGTGATGACCGTGCTCGCCTTCGGCCTGCCGGCCTTCGTGCTCGCCAAGGTGTTGAGCCCGGGCTTCTATGCCCGCGAGGATACCGCCACCCCCACCCGCTATGCGGTGGTGGCGCTGGTCGCCAATGTGGTGCTGAACCTGGCCTTCATGCAGCCCCTGGCACATATGGGCATCGCGCTTGCGACGGCGCTCTCGGCCTGGATCAACGTCTTCCTGCTTGCCCGCCGGCTCAACCGCGACCGGCTGCTGGTGGGCGATGCCCGGCTGCGCCGCACCCTGCCCAGGATCCTGCTCGCCAATCTGCTGTTCGCGGCCGCCATCCTGGGCGTGCTCGAAGCGCTGCCGCCCTTCGGCACCATGCCCCATGCCGCCCGGGTGCTCTGGCTCACCCTGCTGATCGGCGCGACCATCCCGGTCTATGTGGCCTTCAGCCTGATTACCGGCGCCGCGCGCCTGCAGGATTTCAAGGGCATGCTGCGCCGCCGCAAGCGCTGA